One Candidatus Dormiibacterota bacterium DNA window includes the following coding sequences:
- a CDS encoding MMPL family transporter: protein MTRLRLLVCFAVAAVLLGAAGFGATRLGLDARTATLAPASQASDATAEYARSFGGDPVVVLVQAPWQVATGTRNLIILASLEGRLQHVPGVRAVEGPGTLVNSAATAALDVALTALRADAKTAGDAARATAQKAGRSAADAEAAARAEEVATLRRDTVSLLDRFPQIRETGVPSLDNPRFVSAFLFRRDGSVKPLYRSFFPRPGATLVAVRLADNAGLGTVRQLRDTVTATLRQFPLQGAQVVVSGAPVVEEALTRASATDLRAVLPVAAIAMIAILLLLLRGRFALLPVPVALAGVVYTAGALDLLRRPTTLAAIAAVPILLGLITDYVVQLGAGGAREDGAATMATVRRRARALGLAAGATAAGALVLVVSPIPVVRSIGMVVAIGVACGLLALLLIAVPLLVRGRIGAGGGTRARLQRITGCIGAAGMRRSTAVLAVALITGAAGLALAPLQRTTTDIRNFASSGLPALRDLGTLERATGAGAEIAVLVDAPDVTAPAVTAWMLAAEKRLAGLLPAGAPPPVSIADLLVTVNQGKVPDPATQRQILAGLPPYLVQNLVTADRRHASVAIGIPLQDLAQQERLLARMRDTLSPPPGANARLAGDAVLAADGEAGLASSGLLMDLLALAAVGAVLLLVTRSARRTVVGLVPMVLATGWTTLVVVALRIQVNPITAVLGALVIALATEFSVIWSARFREALAAGLAPAEAAATTSARTGSAIAVSGLTLCAGFLALAVSSSPLLRSFGLVAGLGVAAAVLAVLLLCPPLCIRLLAPAHARATSGAASATPGHTLSYDTVGGGNR from the coding sequence ATGACACGGCTCCGCCTGCTCGTCTGCTTCGCGGTGGCCGCCGTCCTCCTGGGCGCGGCGGGGTTCGGGGCCACACGTCTCGGTCTCGACGCCCGCACCGCGACGCTCGCACCCGCGTCGCAGGCCAGCGACGCTACCGCGGAGTACGCTCGCAGCTTCGGCGGCGACCCGGTCGTGGTGCTCGTGCAGGCGCCATGGCAGGTGGCCACCGGCACGCGGAACCTCATCATCCTGGCCAGCCTCGAGGGCCGGCTCCAGCACGTTCCCGGCGTGCGCGCGGTGGAGGGCCCCGGGACGCTGGTGAACTCCGCGGCCACGGCCGCGCTCGACGTCGCCCTGACCGCGCTGCGCGCCGACGCGAAGACCGCCGGTGACGCCGCGCGCGCCACCGCGCAGAAGGCGGGGAGGTCGGCGGCCGACGCCGAGGCCGCGGCCCGCGCGGAGGAGGTGGCCACGCTGCGGCGCGACACCGTGTCGCTGCTCGACCGCTTCCCCCAGATCAGGGAGACGGGGGTGCCGAGCCTCGACAACCCCCGCTTCGTCTCCGCCTTCCTCTTCCGGCGCGACGGGTCGGTCAAGCCGCTGTACCGGTCGTTCTTCCCGCGGCCGGGGGCGACGCTGGTGGCGGTGCGCCTCGCCGACAACGCGGGCCTGGGCACGGTGCGCCAGCTGCGCGACACCGTCACCGCCACGCTCCGGCAGTTCCCGCTGCAGGGCGCCCAGGTGGTGGTGAGCGGGGCCCCGGTGGTGGAGGAGGCGCTGACACGCGCGTCGGCGACCGACCTCCGCGCCGTGCTCCCCGTGGCCGCGATCGCGATGATCGCCATCCTCCTTCTTCTCCTGCGCGGGCGGTTCGCGCTCCTGCCGGTGCCGGTGGCCCTGGCGGGCGTGGTCTACACCGCCGGTGCCCTCGACCTGCTGCGCCGGCCCACCACGCTCGCCGCCATTGCCGCGGTGCCGATCCTGCTCGGGCTCATCACCGACTACGTGGTCCAACTCGGCGCCGGCGGCGCACGCGAGGACGGGGCGGCGACGATGGCCACCGTCCGCCGGCGGGCCCGCGCGCTGGGCCTGGCCGCGGGCGCCACGGCCGCCGGCGCCCTGGTGCTCGTGGTGTCGCCCATCCCGGTGGTCAGGTCGATCGGGATGGTGGTGGCGATCGGGGTCGCCTGCGGCCTCCTGGCGCTCCTGCTCATCGCCGTCCCCCTCCTGGTGCGGGGACGCATCGGCGCGGGCGGCGGCACCCGCGCGCGGCTCCAGCGGATCACCGGGTGCATCGGCGCCGCCGGCATGCGCCGGTCCACCGCGGTGCTGGCGGTCGCCCTGATCACCGGGGCGGCGGGCCTCGCCCTGGCGCCCCTGCAGCGCACCACCACCGACATCCGGAACTTCGCGAGCAGCGGCCTCCCCGCGCTGCGCGACCTGGGCACCCTGGAGCGCGCCACCGGGGCCGGGGCGGAGATCGCCGTGCTCGTCGACGCCCCGGACGTCACCGCCCCGGCGGTGACAGCCTGGATGCTGGCGGCGGAGAAGCGGCTCGCCGGCCTGCTGCCCGCGGGCGCGCCGCCGCCGGTCTCGATCGCCGACCTGCTCGTCACCGTGAACCAGGGGAAGGTCCCGGACCCCGCCACCCAGCGGCAGATCCTGGCCGGCCTCCCCCCCTACCTCGTCCAGAACCTCGTGACCGCCGACCGGCGCCACGCGTCGGTCGCCATCGGCATCCCGCTGCAGGACCTCGCCCAGCAGGAGAGGCTGCTGGCGCGGATGCGCGACACCCTGTCGCCGCCGCCCGGAGCCAACGCCCGGCTCGCCGGCGACGCGGTGCTCGCCGCCGACGGCGAGGCCGGCCTGGCGAGCAGCGGGCTGCTCATGGACCTGCTCGCCCTCGCCGCGGTGGGCGCGGTGCTCCTGCTCGTCACCCGGAGCGCGCGGCGGACGGTGGTCGGGCTGGTGCCGATGGTGCTCGCCACCGGCTGGACGACGCTGGTGGTGGTGGCGCTGCGCATCCAGGTCAACCCCATCACCGCGGTGCTCGGCGCCCTGGTGATCGCGCTCGCCACCGAGTTCTCGGTGATCTGGTCGGCGCGGTTCCGCGAGGCGCTGGCCGCGGGGCTGGCCCCGGCGGAGGCGGCGGCCACCACGTCGGCACGGACCGGCTCGGCGATCGCCGTGTCCGGCCTCACCCTGTGCGCCGGCTTCCTCGCCCTGGCGGTGAGCAGCTCGCCGCTGCTGCGCAGCTTCGGGCTGGTGGCGGGACTGGGTGTGGCGGCGGCGGTGCTCGCCGTGCTCCTCCTCTGCCCGCCGCTCTGCATCCGGCTGCTCGCCCCCGCCCATGCACGAGCAACCAGCGGGGCCGCCAGCGCGACCCCGGGTCACACCCTGAGCTACGACACCGTCGGAGGAGGCAATCGATGA
- a CDS encoding response regulator transcription factor, with protein MGAHPPLPGVMIVDDHTVVREGIRSYLRSDGRFEVVAEAGTVAEARTRIRALRGTVRYLIVDLELSDGSGIEVIREGRLQEPPLDGVVLTAFPGSGPLRRALATGARGFVLKAAGSRGLLSALACLETGELYLDPRLGNAIVDALLSREDERGAKDSRLLALLADGLTDKEIASIVGKTPTAVTHEIANLLHRMGVSSRAAAVNQALQGGILA; from the coding sequence ATGGGCGCCCATCCCCCGCTTCCCGGGGTCATGATCGTCGATGACCACACCGTCGTCCGGGAGGGGATCCGCAGCTACCTCCGGTCGGACGGTCGCTTCGAGGTGGTCGCCGAGGCCGGCACCGTGGCCGAGGCGCGCACCCGTATCCGCGCGCTGCGCGGCACCGTACGCTACCTCATCGTCGACCTCGAGCTCAGCGACGGCTCCGGGATCGAGGTCATCCGTGAGGGACGCCTGCAGGAGCCGCCCCTCGACGGCGTGGTGCTCACCGCCTTCCCCGGCTCCGGGCCGCTGCGGCGCGCGCTGGCGACCGGGGCGCGGGGGTTCGTCCTCAAGGCGGCGGGGTCACGCGGCCTCCTGTCCGCGCTCGCCTGTCTCGAGACCGGGGAGCTCTACCTCGACCCCCGTCTCGGCAACGCCATCGTGGACGCCCTCCTCTCGCGCGAGGACGAGCGGGGGGCGAAGGACTCCCGCCTCCTCGCCCTGCTGGCCGACGGCCTCACCGACAAGGAGATCGCCAGCATCGTGGGGAAGACCCCGACGGCGGTCACCCACGAGATCGCGAACCTCCTCCACCGCATGGGCGTCAGCAGCCGGGCGGCCGCGGTGAACCAGGCCCTCCAGGGGGGCATCCTCGCCTGA
- a CDS encoding ATP-binding protein: PRSEVLLLDRAIRDGSVACSEYVREDSSIPEHLIEHFGLSSLAAAPMVSGGSVLGILCVDRWGHRFTLSRDQRAHVDAFTREAALGLRLAQLVSDGTSAAVQAERLRVARRLHDTTAQLLYAIGNECAQARTEATADAAITRIEQLAAFGSEEIRHVIDAARASEGADPTPNRVGALVAHLRELYACEIGVTGDWQKFGTGSPVWDLLLAVVREGITNAVKHGAARNVVLWLQHSEALIRLEVRDDGSQRASGRAGGGRRGTCFGLSDLRRRLAQWGGWLSLSQNDDGGHTLRVSVPGPL; this comes from the coding sequence AGCCGCGCAGTGAGGTGCTCCTCCTCGACCGGGCGATCAGGGACGGCAGCGTGGCCTGCTCCGAGTACGTCCGCGAGGACAGCTCGATCCCCGAGCACCTCATCGAGCACTTCGGCCTGTCGTCGCTGGCGGCGGCCCCCATGGTCAGCGGCGGCTCCGTCCTCGGCATCCTCTGCGTCGACCGGTGGGGGCACCGCTTCACCCTCAGCAGGGACCAGCGCGCCCACGTCGACGCCTTCACCCGGGAGGCGGCGCTCGGCCTGCGGCTCGCCCAGCTGGTGTCGGACGGCACCTCTGCGGCGGTGCAGGCCGAGCGTCTGCGGGTGGCGCGGCGCCTCCACGACACCACGGCGCAGCTCCTCTATGCCATCGGCAACGAGTGCGCCCAGGCCAGGACGGAGGCGACGGCCGACGCGGCCATCACCCGGATCGAGCAGCTGGCCGCGTTCGGCAGCGAGGAGATCCGGCACGTCATCGATGCGGCACGGGCCAGCGAGGGGGCCGATCCGACCCCCAACCGCGTCGGCGCCCTCGTCGCCCACCTGCGTGAGCTGTACGCCTGCGAGATCGGGGTCACCGGCGACTGGCAGAAGTTCGGCACCGGCTCGCCGGTGTGGGACCTCCTGCTCGCCGTCGTCCGGGAGGGGATCACCAACGCCGTCAAGCACGGGGCGGCGCGCAACGTGGTGCTCTGGCTGCAGCACTCCGAGGCGCTGATCCGCCTCGAGGTGCGGGACGACGGCTCCCAGCGCGCCAGCGGACGTGCCGGCGGGGGCCGCCGCGGCACCTGCTTCGGGCTCTCCGACCTGAGGCGGCGCCTCGCGCAGTGGGGCGGCTGGCTGAGCCTGAGCCAGAACGACGACGGCGGCCACACCCTCCGGGTGTCGGTGCCGGGACCGCTGTGA
- a CDS encoding NDMA-dependent alcohol dehydrogenase yields the protein MKVEAAVLWGLNQPWSVEEVELDRPSEGEVLVRLASSGLCHSDEHLVTGDIPIPFPVVGGHEGAGVVEEVGPNVSVVAPGDHVVLSFLPSCGRCTWCASGRTNLCDLGANIILGPQLDGTYRFHAGGEGVGQMCLLGTFSPYTVVPAASLVKIDDDIPLHVASLVGCGVTTGFGTAVNSAGVRPGDTVVVMGIGGIGASAVQGARCAGAQHIVALDPVPFKREKAEELGATHTAATYDEAWAIVSELTRGQLAQSCLITTDVAEGAYVRQALSLVGKRGRVVVTSIAHPEDTTADMSLFELTMYEKEVRGALFGSSNAQVEIPRILNLYRQGQVKLDELVTTTYTLRDINQGYEDMRSGRNIRGMVMYGE from the coding sequence ATGAAGGTGGAAGCCGCGGTCCTGTGGGGGCTGAACCAGCCCTGGAGCGTCGAGGAGGTCGAGCTCGACCGGCCCTCCGAGGGGGAGGTGCTGGTCCGGCTCGCCAGCTCCGGGCTGTGTCACTCCGACGAGCACCTGGTCACCGGCGACATCCCCATCCCCTTCCCCGTGGTCGGCGGCCACGAGGGCGCGGGCGTGGTCGAGGAGGTCGGCCCCAACGTCAGCGTGGTGGCCCCCGGCGACCACGTCGTGCTCTCGTTCCTGCCGTCCTGCGGCCGGTGCACCTGGTGCGCGAGCGGGCGCACCAACCTCTGCGACCTCGGAGCCAACATCATCCTCGGGCCCCAGCTCGACGGCACCTACCGCTTCCACGCCGGCGGCGAGGGGGTCGGCCAGATGTGCCTGCTCGGCACCTTCAGCCCCTACACCGTGGTGCCCGCGGCGTCGCTGGTGAAGATCGACGACGACATCCCCCTCCACGTCGCGTCACTGGTCGGCTGTGGCGTGACCACCGGCTTCGGCACCGCGGTGAACAGTGCCGGGGTGCGTCCCGGCGACACGGTGGTGGTGATGGGCATCGGCGGCATCGGCGCCAGCGCGGTGCAGGGTGCGCGCTGCGCCGGCGCCCAGCACATCGTGGCGCTCGACCCGGTTCCCTTCAAGCGCGAGAAGGCCGAGGAGCTCGGCGCCACCCACACCGCCGCCACCTACGACGAGGCCTGGGCGATCGTCAGCGAGCTGACCCGCGGCCAGCTCGCCCAGAGCTGCCTGATCACCACCGACGTCGCCGAGGGGGCGTACGTCCGCCAGGCGCTCAGCCTGGTGGGGAAGCGGGGCAGGGTGGTGGTCACCTCGATCGCCCATCCCGAGGACACCACCGCGGACATGTCGCTCTTCGAGCTGACCATGTACGAGAAGGAGGTGAGGGGCGCGCTCTTCGGCTCCTCGAACGCCCAGGTCGAGATCCCGCGGATCCTCAACCTCTACCGCCAGGGACAGGTGAAGCTCGACGAGCTGGTGACCACCACCTACACGCTGCGCGACATCAACCAGGGCTACGAGGACATGCGGAGCGGCCGGAACATCCGCGGCATGGTCATGTACGGCGAGTGA